A genomic region of Glycine max cultivar Williams 82 chromosome 15, Glycine_max_v4.0, whole genome shotgun sequence contains the following coding sequences:
- the LOC102665231 gene encoding uncharacterized protein gives MDAEEAQKQLTHYNFKEAELSDKNKLVVKKTEMCRRFRRGVSVHGRTSHFLHSSTLLPNPYRLKEDKQAWSQVGKLRYSSPESKRMRTSAAAPSDGCCYAEQWIMQTSAATNASTSTVATKNEPSCPVKLIFKNNDLQRISGIYAEQTGWTSE, from the exons atggACGCAGAAGAAGCACAAAAACAATTAACACATTATAATTTCAAGGAAGCAGAATTGTCAGATAAGAATAAGTTGGTGGTGAAGAAGACAGAAATGTGCAGGAGATTCAGGAGGGGCGTGTCCGTTCACGGACGCACCTCTCATTTCCTTCATTCATCCACACTACTCCCAAACCCATACAGACTGAAAGAAGACAAGCAAGCTTGGTCAC AAGTAGGGAAACTTCGCTACTCTTCTCCAGAATCCAAGAGAATGCGAACTTCTGCAGCTGCTCCAAGTGATGGCTGCTGTTATGCAGAACAATGGATAATGCAAACTTCTGCTGCTACAAATGCCTCAACTAGCACTGTGGCAACTAAGAATGAACCATCATGTCCTGTTAAGCTCATATTCAAAAACAATGATCTACAAAGGATCAGTGGCATCTATGCTGAGCAAACTGGCTGGACTAGTGAATAA
- the LOC100819732 gene encoding broad specificity amino-acid racemase RacX yields the protein MLDVMSLSYPFQTLLLGCVTTPSRRYLSKTRWYQVQATPPSSLILNADESGKFSEKLHGSNLASGRGAPFVTQGSAVGIIGGVSMDATLKFLRKLVEFSSEDGANSIPFVLCSDPLLSKELLSYERSIFASSTSKAENLKQDSSPIVQTLRNKRVFLENFGTSCTVMPCNVSHSWYEQVSEGCSVPVLHMAECVAKELKEAKLKPLEAGSPLRIGVLATNATLAAGVYKEKLQNEGFDVVLPDRATMEHTVIPAMEALNRKDMEGACNLLRIALQVLLVRAANSVILASDDMRDLLPPDDPLLKKCIDPMDALARSTIKWVKSSGHNT from the exons ATGTTGGATGTGATGTCTTTGAGTTACCCCTTCCAAACATTGTTGTTAGGTTGTGTAACTACTCCTAGTCGTAGATACTTGAGCAAGACAAGGTGGTACCAAGTTCAAGCCACACCCCCATCTTCACTTATTCTGAATGCAGATGAAAGTGGCAAGTTTTCTGAGAAGCTTCATGGCTCAAACCTTGCTTCGGGGAGGGGTGCTCCTTTTGTCACTCAGGGAAGTGCTGTTGGTATAATTGGAGGAGTGTCTATGGATGCCACTCtaaaatttttgagaaaacttgTAGAGTTTAGTTCAGAAGATGGAGCTAATTCCATCCCTTTTGTACTGTGTTCTGATCCTCTCTTGAGTAAGGAGCTTCTGTCCTATGAAAGGAGTATTTTTGCTTCTAGCACAAGTAAAGCAGAAAACTTGAAGCAGGATTCTTCTCCAATTGTGCAAACTCTTAGAAATAAGAGGGTTTTTCTTGAGAATTTTGGGACTAGTTGCACCGTTATGCCCTGTAATGTGTCACATTCTTGGTATGAACAAGTGTCCGAGGGATGTTCTGTTCCTGTTCTTCACATGGCCGAGTGCGTCGCCAAGGAGCTCAAGGAAGCTAAGCTAAAGCCACTTGAAGCCGGTAGTCCTTTGCGGATTGGAGTGCTTGCAACAAATGCAACTCTAGCAGCTGGTGTTTATAAGGAGAAGCTTCAGAATGAA GGATTTGACGTTGTACTGCCTGATAGAGCAACGATGGAGCATACAGTAATACCTGCAATGGAAGCTTTGAATAGAAAGGACATGGAAGGGGCATGCAATCTATTGAGAATTGCACTTCAAGTTCTTTTGGTGAGAGCTGCAAATTCTGTTATCCTTGCTTCTGATGATATGCGGGACCTCTTGCCCCCAGATGATCCTCTTCTCAAGAAATGTATTGATCCAATGGATGCATTAGCCCGATCAACTATCAAATGGGTAAAATCCTCTGGGCATAATACATGA